One genomic window of Glycine soja cultivar W05 chromosome 9, ASM419377v2, whole genome shotgun sequence includes the following:
- the LOC114425841 gene encoding probable leucine-rich repeat receptor-like protein kinase At5g49770 isoform X1 produces the protein MGERVIVLILLFFTHLLIVFTKTSPQDSAALLALVNEWQNTPPNWDGTDPCGAGWDGIECTNSRITSISLASMDLSGQLTSDIGSLSELLILDLSYNKKLTGPLPNDIGNLRKLRNLLVINCGFTGPIPVTIGNLERLVFLSLNSNGFTGPIPAAIGNLSNVYWLDLAENQLEGPIPISNGTTPGLDMMHHTKHFHFGKNKLSGNIPSQLFSPEMSLIHVLFESNRFTGSIPSTLGLVKTLEVVRFDDNVLSGPVPLNINNLTSVRELFLSNNRLSGSPPNLTGMNSLSYLDMSNNSFDQSYFPPWLPTLPALTTIMMENTKLQGRIPVSLFSLQQLQTVVLKNNQLNGTLDIGTSISNNLDLLDLQINFIEDFDPQIDVSKVEIILVNNPICQETGVPQTYCSITKSNDSYSTPPDNCVPVPCSLDQTLSPECKCAYPYEGTLVLRAPSFSDLENKTIFVTLESSLMESFQLHKKPVDSISLSNPRKNIYQYLELTLKIFPLGQDRFNRTGISDIGFLLSNQTYKPPPMFGPYYFIADEYENYVDNSEGPVTSNRKSSNTGIIAGAGGGGAALLVLVLLACVYAISRKKKTKKSTGNNNPFEQWDPHDSNSSIPQLKGARRFSFEEIQNCTKNFSQVNNIGSGGYGKVYRGTLPNGQLIAVKRAQKESMQGGLEFKTEIELLSRVHHKNLVSLVGFCFDQGEQMLIYEYVANGTLKDTLSGKSGIRLDWIRRLKIALGAARGLDYLHELANPPIIHRDIKSTNILLDERLIAKVSDFGLSKPLGEGAKGYITTQVKGTMGYLDPEYYMTQQLTEKSDVYSFGVLLLELITARRPIERGKYIVKVVKGAIDKTKGFYGLEEILDPTIDLGTALSGFEKFVDIAMQCVEESSFDRPTMNYVVKEIENMLQLAGSSPIFSASASVSTSSSYNNATKISLHPYNNEYFDSSVVLPRA, from the exons ATGGGTGAAAGAGTTATAGTATTGATACTACTCTTTTTCACTCATTTGTTGATTGTATTCACAAAGACATCACCTCAGGATT CTGCTGCTCTGCTGGCTCTAGTGAATGAATGGCAGAACACACCACCTAATTGGGATGGTACAGATCCTTGTGGTGCTGGTTGGGATGGAATTGAGTGTACCAATTCACGAATTACCTCCAT ATCATTAGCAAGCATGGATTTGTCAGGCCAGCTTACTTCAGATATTGGATCACTATCTGAACTGCTGATTTT gGATCTGTCTTACAATAAGAAATTAACTGGACCACTTCCAAATGACATTGGAAACTTGAGAAAACTGAGAAATTT ACTTGTTATTAATTGTGGTTTCACTGGTCCTATCCCAGTTACAATTGGAAATCTAGAACGGCTTGTCTTCCT ATCTTTAAATTCTAATGGTTTCACTGGGCCGATTCCAGCTGCCATTGGTAATCTCTCAAATGTTTATTGGCTAGACTTAGCCGAAAATCAGCTTGAAGGACCCATCCCCATATCTAATGGAACTACTCCTGGTCTTGATATGATGCACCATACAAAGCACTT CCATTTTGGGAAGAATAAGCTTTCTGGAAACATTCCTTCTCAACTTTTTAGCCCAGAAATGTCTCTCATACATGT GCTTTTTGAATCCAACCGATTTACTGGCAGCATTCCATCTACACTTGGCCTTGTCAAGACTCTGGAGGTGGT GCGCTTTGATGATAACGTTTTAAGTGGACCTGTGCCTCTGAACATCAACAATCTTACAAGTGTTAGGGAATT GTTCCTATCCAATAACCGCCTGTCTGGTTCCCCCCCAAACCTTACTGGAATGAATTCCCTCAGTTACCT agataTGAGCAATAACAGTTTTGATCAATCATACTTTCCACCGTGGTTGCCAACTCTTCCCGCTCTGACGACAAT AATGATGGAGAATACAAAACTTCAAGGTCGTATTCCTGTTTCTTTGTTCAGCCTGCAACAGTTGCAGACAGT GGTGCTGAAAAACAACCAGCTAAATGGCACTTTAGATATTGGCACCTCCATCAGCAACAACCTGGATCTCCTTGATTTGCAGATTAATTTCATTGAAGATTTTGATCCACAAATTGATGTCTCTAAAGTGGAGATAAT ACTTGTGAATAATCCAATTTGCCAAGAGACAGGAGTTCCACAAACTTATTGCTCCATTACAAAATCCAATGACTCGTATTCAACGCCACCAGATAACTGTGTGCCTGTTCCCTGCAGCTTAGATCAGACATTAAGCCCCGAGTGCAAATGTGCATACCCATATGAAGGAACTTTAGTTCTCAGAGCTCCTTCTTTCTCAGACTTGGAAAACAAGACAATCTTTGTAACTCTGGAGTCTTCTCTGATGGAGTCTTTTCAACTTCATAAGAAACCTGTGGATTCAATTTCTTTAAGCAATCCAAGGAAGAATATATATCAGTACCTTGAAttgactttaaaaatatttccatTAGGCCAAGATCGTTTCAATCGAACAGGGATTTCTGATATAGGCTTTCTTCTCAGCAACCAAACATACAAGCCTCCTCCAATGTTTGgaccttattattttattgctgACGAGTATGAAAACTATGTGGATAATTCAG AAGGTCCTGTGACATCAAATAGAAAATCTTCAAATACTGGCATCATAGCTGGagctggtggtggtggtgctgcCCTGTTGGTGTTAGTACTCCTTGCATGTGTGTACGCTATCAGCCGGAAGAAAAAGACCAAAAAATCAACTGGGAATAACAATCCTTTTG AACAATGGGATCCGCATGACAGCAATAGTAGCATCCCACAGTTGAAAGGAGCTAGGCGCTTCAGTTTTGAAGAGATACAGAACTGCACCAAAAACTTTTCACAAGTCAATAATATAGGATCTGGCGGTTATGGGAAG GTTTATCGGGGAACTCTTCCCAACGGACAACTAATTGCAGTAAAGCGAGCTCAAAAGGAATCTATGCAAGGAGGGCTGGAGTTCAAAACTGAGATTGAACTTCTATCAAGGGTCCACCATAAAAATCTTGTTAGCCTGGTCGGTTTCTGCTTTGACCAAGGAGAACAAATGCTGATATATGAGTATGTTGCAAATGGTACTTTGAAGGATACTCTTTCAG GGAAGTCTGGAATTAGATTGGACTGGATTAGAAGGCTAAAAATAGCCCTTGGTGCTGCGAGGGGGCTGGATTATCTGCATGAACTAGCAAATCCTCCAATCATACACAGGGACATCAAATCCACTAACATTTTACTGGATGAGCGCTTGATTGCTAAAGTATCTGATTTTGGTCTCTCCAAGCCTTTGGGTGAAGGTGCAAAAGGTTATATTACCACACAAGTCAAAGGAACAATG GGCTACTTGGACCCAGAGTATTATATGACTCAACAGTTGACTGAGAAAAGTGATGTTTATAGCTTTGGAGTGCTATTGTTGGAGCTGATAACTGCAAGAAGGCCAATAGAGCGAGGGAAATATATTGTGAAAGTGGTAAAGGGTGCTATCGACAAGACAAAAGGCTTCTATGGTCTTGAGGAAATTCTTGATCCAACCATTGATCTGGGGACAGCACTGAGCGGTTTTGAGAAGTTTGTGGACATTGCAATGCAGTGTGTTGAAGAGTCAAGTTTTGACAGGCCTACAATGAATTATGTGGttaaagaaattgaaaacatgTTGCAGTTGGCTGGTTCAAGCCCAATTTTTTCAGCATCAGCATCAGTATCCACTTCATCTAGTTATAATAATGCAACCAAAATTTCCCTGCATCCTTACAACAATGAATACTTTGATTCAAGTGTGGTACTTCCACGAGCATAA
- the LOC114425841 gene encoding probable leucine-rich repeat receptor-like protein kinase At5g49770 isoform X2 — MGERVIVLILLFFTHLLIVFTKTSPQDSAALLALVNEWQNTPPNWDGTDPCGAGWDGIECTNSRITSISLASMDLSGQLTSDIGSLSELLILDLSYNKKLTGPLPNDIGNLRKLRNLLVINCGFTGPIPVTIGNLERLVFLSLNSNGFTGPIPAAIGNLSNVYWLDLAENQLEGPIPISNGTTPGLDMMHHTKHFHFGKNKLSGNIPSQLFSPEMSLIHVLFESNRFTGSIPSTLGLVKTLEVVRFDDNVLSGPVPLNINNLTSVRELFLSNNRLSGSPPNLTGMNSLSYLDMSNNSFDQSYFPPWLPTLPALTTIMMENTKLQGRIPVSLFSLQQLQTVVLKNNQLNGTLDIGTSISNNLDLLDLQINFIEDFDPQIDVSKVEIILVNNPICQETGVPQTYCSITKSNDSYSTPPDNCVPVPCSLDQTLSPECKCAYPYEGTLVLRAPSFSDLENKTIFVTLESSLMESFQLHKKPVDSISLSNPRKNIYQYLELTLKIFPLGQDRFNRTGISDIGFLLSNQTYKPPPMFGPYYFIADEYENYVDNSGPVTSNRKSSNTGIIAGAGGGGAALLVLVLLACVYAISRKKKTKKSTGNNNPFEQWDPHDSNSSIPQLKGARRFSFEEIQNCTKNFSQVNNIGSGGYGKVYRGTLPNGQLIAVKRAQKESMQGGLEFKTEIELLSRVHHKNLVSLVGFCFDQGEQMLIYEYVANGTLKDTLSGKSGIRLDWIRRLKIALGAARGLDYLHELANPPIIHRDIKSTNILLDERLIAKVSDFGLSKPLGEGAKGYITTQVKGTMGYLDPEYYMTQQLTEKSDVYSFGVLLLELITARRPIERGKYIVKVVKGAIDKTKGFYGLEEILDPTIDLGTALSGFEKFVDIAMQCVEESSFDRPTMNYVVKEIENMLQLAGSSPIFSASASVSTSSSYNNATKISLHPYNNEYFDSSVVLPRA; from the exons ATGGGTGAAAGAGTTATAGTATTGATACTACTCTTTTTCACTCATTTGTTGATTGTATTCACAAAGACATCACCTCAGGATT CTGCTGCTCTGCTGGCTCTAGTGAATGAATGGCAGAACACACCACCTAATTGGGATGGTACAGATCCTTGTGGTGCTGGTTGGGATGGAATTGAGTGTACCAATTCACGAATTACCTCCAT ATCATTAGCAAGCATGGATTTGTCAGGCCAGCTTACTTCAGATATTGGATCACTATCTGAACTGCTGATTTT gGATCTGTCTTACAATAAGAAATTAACTGGACCACTTCCAAATGACATTGGAAACTTGAGAAAACTGAGAAATTT ACTTGTTATTAATTGTGGTTTCACTGGTCCTATCCCAGTTACAATTGGAAATCTAGAACGGCTTGTCTTCCT ATCTTTAAATTCTAATGGTTTCACTGGGCCGATTCCAGCTGCCATTGGTAATCTCTCAAATGTTTATTGGCTAGACTTAGCCGAAAATCAGCTTGAAGGACCCATCCCCATATCTAATGGAACTACTCCTGGTCTTGATATGATGCACCATACAAAGCACTT CCATTTTGGGAAGAATAAGCTTTCTGGAAACATTCCTTCTCAACTTTTTAGCCCAGAAATGTCTCTCATACATGT GCTTTTTGAATCCAACCGATTTACTGGCAGCATTCCATCTACACTTGGCCTTGTCAAGACTCTGGAGGTGGT GCGCTTTGATGATAACGTTTTAAGTGGACCTGTGCCTCTGAACATCAACAATCTTACAAGTGTTAGGGAATT GTTCCTATCCAATAACCGCCTGTCTGGTTCCCCCCCAAACCTTACTGGAATGAATTCCCTCAGTTACCT agataTGAGCAATAACAGTTTTGATCAATCATACTTTCCACCGTGGTTGCCAACTCTTCCCGCTCTGACGACAAT AATGATGGAGAATACAAAACTTCAAGGTCGTATTCCTGTTTCTTTGTTCAGCCTGCAACAGTTGCAGACAGT GGTGCTGAAAAACAACCAGCTAAATGGCACTTTAGATATTGGCACCTCCATCAGCAACAACCTGGATCTCCTTGATTTGCAGATTAATTTCATTGAAGATTTTGATCCACAAATTGATGTCTCTAAAGTGGAGATAAT ACTTGTGAATAATCCAATTTGCCAAGAGACAGGAGTTCCACAAACTTATTGCTCCATTACAAAATCCAATGACTCGTATTCAACGCCACCAGATAACTGTGTGCCTGTTCCCTGCAGCTTAGATCAGACATTAAGCCCCGAGTGCAAATGTGCATACCCATATGAAGGAACTTTAGTTCTCAGAGCTCCTTCTTTCTCAGACTTGGAAAACAAGACAATCTTTGTAACTCTGGAGTCTTCTCTGATGGAGTCTTTTCAACTTCATAAGAAACCTGTGGATTCAATTTCTTTAAGCAATCCAAGGAAGAATATATATCAGTACCTTGAAttgactttaaaaatatttccatTAGGCCAAGATCGTTTCAATCGAACAGGGATTTCTGATATAGGCTTTCTTCTCAGCAACCAAACATACAAGCCTCCTCCAATGTTTGgaccttattattttattgctgACGAGTATGAAAACTATGTGGATAATTCAG GTCCTGTGACATCAAATAGAAAATCTTCAAATACTGGCATCATAGCTGGagctggtggtggtggtgctgcCCTGTTGGTGTTAGTACTCCTTGCATGTGTGTACGCTATCAGCCGGAAGAAAAAGACCAAAAAATCAACTGGGAATAACAATCCTTTTG AACAATGGGATCCGCATGACAGCAATAGTAGCATCCCACAGTTGAAAGGAGCTAGGCGCTTCAGTTTTGAAGAGATACAGAACTGCACCAAAAACTTTTCACAAGTCAATAATATAGGATCTGGCGGTTATGGGAAG GTTTATCGGGGAACTCTTCCCAACGGACAACTAATTGCAGTAAAGCGAGCTCAAAAGGAATCTATGCAAGGAGGGCTGGAGTTCAAAACTGAGATTGAACTTCTATCAAGGGTCCACCATAAAAATCTTGTTAGCCTGGTCGGTTTCTGCTTTGACCAAGGAGAACAAATGCTGATATATGAGTATGTTGCAAATGGTACTTTGAAGGATACTCTTTCAG GGAAGTCTGGAATTAGATTGGACTGGATTAGAAGGCTAAAAATAGCCCTTGGTGCTGCGAGGGGGCTGGATTATCTGCATGAACTAGCAAATCCTCCAATCATACACAGGGACATCAAATCCACTAACATTTTACTGGATGAGCGCTTGATTGCTAAAGTATCTGATTTTGGTCTCTCCAAGCCTTTGGGTGAAGGTGCAAAAGGTTATATTACCACACAAGTCAAAGGAACAATG GGCTACTTGGACCCAGAGTATTATATGACTCAACAGTTGACTGAGAAAAGTGATGTTTATAGCTTTGGAGTGCTATTGTTGGAGCTGATAACTGCAAGAAGGCCAATAGAGCGAGGGAAATATATTGTGAAAGTGGTAAAGGGTGCTATCGACAAGACAAAAGGCTTCTATGGTCTTGAGGAAATTCTTGATCCAACCATTGATCTGGGGACAGCACTGAGCGGTTTTGAGAAGTTTGTGGACATTGCAATGCAGTGTGTTGAAGAGTCAAGTTTTGACAGGCCTACAATGAATTATGTGGttaaagaaattgaaaacatgTTGCAGTTGGCTGGTTCAAGCCCAATTTTTTCAGCATCAGCATCAGTATCCACTTCATCTAGTTATAATAATGCAACCAAAATTTCCCTGCATCCTTACAACAATGAATACTTTGATTCAAGTGTGGTACTTCCACGAGCATAA